In one window of Musa acuminata AAA Group cultivar baxijiao chromosome BXJ3-2, Cavendish_Baxijiao_AAA, whole genome shotgun sequence DNA:
- the LOC135631008 gene encoding B3 domain-containing protein Os04g0386900-like, whose amino-acid sequence MRRGYLNFYKDCGSAGFEGCEVTAAGQYIWNPARWPGNGAGLLIEEVVVESCSAISASEGPMSDSSVVLAACSLTSEESNNHPAGHHVSNCSTNGENNHEDDVSSPNPSEPDISDAEEKTVPLSGKPFFSIIMSKSQVQRPYQLAIPKKFWPHLPNTCVPLTLHFKKKIWEMRYYGDRAQRRFDGGWKHFVNDNNLKIGDCCFFELMDDTDFTFRVQLLRGDLPAECLNNGLSSDRPILID is encoded by the exons ATGCGCAGGGGATACTTAAACTTTTACAAAGACTGCGGTAGCGCGGGTTTCGAGGGCTGCGAAGTTACTGCAGCCGGACAATACATCTGGAATCCGGCGAGATGGCCGGGAAACGGGGCCGGTCTCTTGATAGAGGAGGTGGTAGTGGAGTCTTGTTCAGCAATCTCCGCCTCCGAAGGCCCAATG TCAGACTCTTCTGTAGTTCTGGCAGCATGCAGCCTTACATCTGAAGAATCAAATAACCATCCAG CTGGACACCATGTATCGAACTGCAGCACAAATGGAGAGAATAATCATGAAGATGATGTTTCTTCCCCTAATCCATCAGAACCTGATATATCTGATGCAGAAGAAAAAACTGTTCCACTTTCTGGAAAACCCTTCTTTTCAATCATTATGTCAAAGTCTCAAGTCCAGCGCCCATATCAACTG gcAATTCCAAAGAAATTTTGGCCACATCTTCCAAACACCTGTGTCCCTTTAACACTTCActtcaagaagaagatatggGAGATGAGATATTACGGAGATCGAGCCCAGAGAAGATTCGATGGTGGATGGAAACATTTTGTGAATGATAACAATTTGAAGATTGGAGATTGCTGCTTCTTTGAACTCATGGACGATACGGATTTTACATTTCGGGTTCAACTTCTTAGAGGAGATCTCCCAGCTGAATGTCTTAATAACGGTCTAAGTTCCGATAGACCTATTTTGATAGACTAG
- the LOC135631007 gene encoding transcription repressor MYB6-like, which translates to MARSLSHEETGSVKKGPWTPEEDRKLIDYVQKHGRGHWHRIPKLAGLNRCGKSCRLRWTNYLRPDIKRGKFTEEEEQLIVHLHSILGNKWSSIATKLPGRTDNEVKNYWNTHLRKKLMRMGIDPVTHRPTTDLSLLTSLSSLLSAGNFGYTTSHLETALKLQAEAALVVQSLIQALTSSSTSNMDLMNLFGSPSHTNYKAGDGCLGGSFNLQNSASVIPYWNKDSQPVPDSSFCMDEGGVTAWSASRTEERQSASSSPASNSTPPFASASSEAENVDLLKLSDSTYANSLSFTPFEAWENLNLDSLISDLGWKEIQDQMPWPNA; encoded by the exons ATGGCGAGGTCTCTTAGTCACGAGGAGACGGGCAGCGTGAAGAAGGGGCCATGGACACCGGAGGAGGACAGGAAGCTCATTGATTACGTGCAGAAGCATGGGCGGGGGCACTGGCATCGCATCCCCAAGCTGGCCGGCCTGAACCGCTGCGGCAAGAGCTGCAGGCTCCGGTGGACCAATTACCTCCGACCTGATATCAAGAGAGGCAAGTTCACCGAGGAAGAGGAGCAGCTCATCGTCCACCTCCACTCCATTCTCGGAAACAA GTGGTCGTCGATCGCGACCAAGTTACCTGGAAGGACGGACAACGaggtcaagaactactggaacacgcaCCTGAGGAAGAAGCTCATGCGAATGGGGATCGATCCGGTGACCCATAGGCCGACAACGGATCTCAGCCTGCTGACGAGCCTCTCGAGTTTGCTCTCCGCTGGTAATTTTGGCTACACGACGAGCCACTTGGAAACCGCTCTCAAGCTACAGGCAGAAGCTGCACTCGTGGTGCAGAGCCTGATTCAAGCCCTGACAAGCAGCTCCACTTCAAACATGGACCTGATGAACCTCTTCGGATCACCTTCTCACACAAACTACAAAGCCGGTGATGGCTGCCTCGGCGGCTCATTCAACCTTCAGAATTCAGCTTCGGTGATCCCTTACTGGAACAAGGACTCACAACCTGTTCCGGACTCCAGCTTCTGTATGGATGAAGGAGGGGTTACAGCTTGGAGTGCTTCGAGAACAGAAGAGCGTCAGAGCGCCAGTTCATCGCCAGCTTCAAATTCTACTCCGCCCTTCGCTTCAGCCTCTTCCGAGGCAGAGAATGTTGACCTACTCAAGCTAAGTGATAGTACATACGCGAATTCGTTGTCCTTCACACCATTTGAGGCTTGGGAAAACCTAAACTTGGATAGCCTCATCAGTGATCTTGGCTGGAAAGAAATACAAGA CCAAATGCCATGGCCTAATGCATAA
- the LOC135631005 gene encoding WEB family protein At3g02930, chloroplastic-like — MLPAKAKSGLLEASNGKTTSATPKVSKVPSRNGSTKSDSGSPSPAQKPSSPVPKVSPSVAKPSSPVPKSRSLLERSPKLAESKPPIKNSTTPEKPNRTSKGSELQAKLDAIEEDLKRARERLASAEQEKTQTLEELNEAKRLASEMNEKLEAAIVAKKMTEEILEIEKFRADELEQAGIEGAQKRDAEHQKELESIRNQHALDASTLLSVTQELQKVKLELASANSVKNTALSEADDAKKISEVNGEKVEALSREVIHLKSLLDSNLDNMNTEAAEMIKKLNVEMNCLELELERAKTAEEKLPKMESLVEQLQMEVTDARKAESDACEQVEELKKDVASFESRLKEVNQSEKSATESLDITRKKMEEYATLLQNAETEIAALQGKIESMEIEVAKYKNDLKESDRKLDLTQEETVSLRKTVELLKSEVKKLEEEKLQVLDKDKIAASDIERLLEEKNKLVHELNTSRDEAEKVKKAMEGLASALHEMSTEARENQERLLAKQAEIEDAQVQIEQLNSAIKNTEERYEVMLDEARYEIVCLKKSVENFETEASNSSTEWDTKELHFINAIKKSEDELSSLKMEMAKFVDSLKLAEQEAQAAKADSVEMLSKLKQAESAATAAYEAAEEAKAETLRLKERLLDKENELQSITQENDDLRVRETTALQKIKDLSLLLEEATAKKTEEKIRLSKSEKEYDVLPNMPQEINSREWVLNYHSDDQKPNVENKKGNQNEEEEDPMDIVSKGLASEKDYEAESIDDDADSKLDSGSFDQINSMTESMEYGTTSPTKNQEQKKKKPFLHKFGTLLKKGSHKTHK, encoded by the exons ATGTTGCCCGCCAAAGCCAA ATCCGGCCTACTCGAGGCTTCGAACGGCAAGACTACATCGGCAACCCCCAAGGTCAGCAAGGTACCTAGTAGAAATGGATCCACCAAGTCGGACTCTGGTTCCCCTTCTCCGGCACAAAAGCCATCTTCTCCTGTGCCAAAAGTATCTCCGTCTGTGGCAAAGCCATCTTCTCCTGTGCCGAAGTCACGCTCTTTGCTTGAGCGGTCACCCAAGTTGGCGGAGTCCAAGCCGCCGATTAAGAACAGTACAACTCCTGAG AAACCAAATCGAACTTCAAAAGGCTCAGAGCTGCAAGCAAAGTTGGATGCCATTGAGGAGGATTTGAAGAGAGCAAGAGAGCGGTTGGCTTCAGCCGAGCAGGAGAAGACGCAGACTCTCGAGGAGTTGAATGAAGCTAAGAGATTGGCCAGTGAGATGAATGAGAAACTCGAAGCCGCAATTGTTGCTAAGAAGATGACCGAGGAGATCTTGGAGATTGAGAAATTCCGGGCTGATGAATTGGAGCAAGCAGGCATTGAAGGCGCACAAAAGAGGGATGCAGAGCATCAAAAAGAACTTGAAAGCATCCGAAATCAGCATGCTTTGGATGCTTCGACACTGCTTTCTGTGACTCAGGAACTCCAGAAAGTGAAACTTGAGTTAGCTAGTGCCAACAGTGTGAAGAACACTGCGCTGAGCGAAGCTGATGATGCAAAGAAGATTTCTGAAGTGAATGGAGAGAAGGTGGAGGCCTTGTCCAGAGAAGTGATCCATTTAAAatccttgcttgattccaatctggaTAATATGAATACAGAAGCAGCAGAAATGATTAAGAAGTTGAATGTGGAAATGAATTGTTTGGAGCTCGAACTTGAAAGAGCAAAGACAGCTGAAGAGAAACTACCCAAGATGGAATCATTAGTTGAACAGTTACAAATGGAAGTGACTGATGCGAGAAAGGCTGAATCAGATGCTTGTGAGCAAGTTGAGGAGTTGAAAAAGGATGTGGCATCATTCGAATCTAGACTTAAGGAAGTCAACCAATCTGAGAAGTCTGCAACTGAATCTCTTGATATCACGAGGAAAAAAATGGAAGAGTATGCCACTTTACTGCAAAATGCTGAAACTGAGATTGCTGCTCTTCAAGGAAAAATAGAATCCATGGAAATTGAGGTAGCTAAGTACAAAAATGATCTCAAGGAATCAGATAGGAAGCTTGATTTAACACAGGAAGAGACAGTAAGCCTCAGAAAGACAGTTGAACTGTTAAAATCTGAGGTTAAGAAACTGGAGGAGGAGAAGTTGCAGGTGCTCGACAAGGACAAGATTGCTGCTTCAGATATCGAGAGACTGTTGGAAGAGAAAAACAAACTCGTTCACGAACTTAATACTAGTAGAGATGAAGCAGAAAAGGTTAAGAAAGCAATGGAAGGTTTAGCTTCAGCATTGCATGAAATGTCTACTGAAGCCagggaaaatcaagaaaggctttTGGCAAAGCAAGCTGAAATTGAAGATGCCCAGGTGCAAATAGAGCAATTGAATTCAGCTATCAAGAACACTGAAGAGAGGTATGAGGTCATGCTAGATGAGGCAAGATATGAGATAGTTTGCCTCAAGAAAAGTGTCGAAAATTTTGAAACAGAAGCCAGCAATTCGAGCACCGAGTGGGACACAAAGGAGCTACACTTTATTAATGCCATCAAAAAATCAGAAGATGAACTTTCTTCCCTCAAGATGGAAATGGCAAAGTTTGTTGACTCGCTCAAACTAGCAGAGCAAGAAGCACAGGCAGCAAAGGCAGATAGCGTTGAGATGTTAAGCAAGTTGAAACAAGCTGAATCTGCAGCCACTGCAGCTTATGAAGCAGCAGAAGAAGCAAAGGCTGAGACTTTGCGGCTAAAGGAAAGGTTGTTGGACAAGGAGAATGAACTGCAGAGTATCACTCAAGAAAATGATGATCTTCGGGTCAGGGAAACAACTGCCCTGCAGAAAATCAAAGATTTGTCTTTGCTGCTTGAGGAGGCCACAGCCAAGAAAACTGAAGAAAAGATTAGGCTTTCAAAGAGTGAAAAAGAATATGACGTACTGCCGAACATGCCTCAGGAAATAAATAGTCGTGAATGGGTACTAAATTATCACTCGGATGACCAAAAGCCAAATGTGGAGAACAAGAAAGGAAACCAAAATGAGGAAGAGGAAGATCCCATGGATATcgtgtcaaaaggtttagcatcagAAAAGGACTATGAAGCAGAATCAATAGATGACGATGCAGATTCGAAGTTGGACAGTGGTAGCTTTGATCAGATAAATAGCATGACAGAGAGCATGGAGTATGGAACAACCTCACCCACCAAGAACCAggagcaaaagaagaagaagccttTTCTACATAAGTTTGGGACTCTGCTGAAGAAGGGCAGCCATAAAACCCATAAGTAG